The sequence CCTCTTTCGTGATCCAGATCTTGTGCTTGCCGGGCTTGAGGTTGCCGCTATACGGCGTCCGGGCGAACTCGGCCACCTTGTCGTCGATGTAGATCTTGGCGCCGGGCACGTTTGCGCGGATGTCGATCCACCCGAGGTAGTCTTCTTCGGCGAGGGTGAAGTCGAGGACCAGGAACCGGTCCTTGCGCGCCGTGAACGTGCGCTCGCGCGGCTTGTAGCCGCGCGCCTCGATGAGCACCGTGTGCTCGCCGTCGAGCGTACCGCTCCACGGCGTGCGTCCGAGCGGCTCGTCCTTTTTGCCGTCGAGGTAGATGTAGGCGCCCTGCGGAACCGATTCGATCGCGACCAGGCCGCGCAGGCTCGTGTCGGCCGGGTTGACGACTTCGGGGGGCGGCTCCACGTCCGGCGGCGGCCCCGCGTCGCCCTGGTCGGGCGGCGGCTGCTTGCGCCGCTCGATCTCGGCCTTCATGAGCGCGATGCGCTGCTCGATGTCCTTGCGCTCCGCATCGGGGACGTCGCGCTGCTCGGTCAGGTAGCGCTCGTAGTAGGTGATCGCGTTTTCGAACTCCTTGCCCTTTTGGTAGCTGAGGGCGGCGTTGTAGAGGAACGCCGGGAAGTTGCGCGCCTCGTAGGCCTCGAGGAACGCGGCCGCCGCGCCGGCAAAGTCGCCCTGTTCGTACAGCGACTGCCCCTTGTCGAACGCGGTGCGGGCCCGTTCGAGCGCCTCGTCGGCCGCGGCCGGCGCGCCGAGGGCGGCGACGAGCGTGATGACGATCGCAATGCGCAGTTTCATGGTTCTCCCTGCGGGAAGCGTGCCCTGGTGAAAACGAAGCGAATCTCGGTGGAGCGGTCGATCGGTGCCGGTCGCGTACCGCGTCGGGACGCCGGCGTCAACTCGCCGGCCGGCGGGGCCGGGCGGCGTACAGGTCGTCGAGCCGGTAGATCCCGGTGTCGTGGCCGTCGGAAAACGCAATCTTGAGCCCGTAGTTGCCGACGAGTTCCATGGACGTGACGCGCAGATCCTCGGGCACGGTGGCCGGATCGAGCAGCTTCTTGCCCGTGAACTCGTGCACGCAGTGCGCGCAGGTGCAGCGTAACCGGAGATCGCGCGCCGTCCAGAGATCTTCGTCACCTTCGTCCCACACGAACCGGACTTCGGACTTCCCCAGCCCGACAATCTCGCGAGGTGCCGGCATGCGGGCATTGTACTTGCTGTAGGCTCGAGAACCATGGCCAGGCCCCCGAAACAGCGCCGCGCTCTGTCGACCGTGCGGTCCGACGCGCCGATTGCGACCGAAGGCGAGCCGGCGGTGGCGGCGGCCCTTGCGGCGGCGCTGCGGATCGGGCCGCGGGAGGACGCGGTCGCCGGCGAGTACACGCACGGGTTTCACGCCTACCCGGCCCGCATGCACCCCGCGACCGCGCGCCGGTTGGTGGCGCTCGCGCGCGAGCTCGCGCCGTCGCCCGGCCCGGCGCGCGTGCTGGACCCGTTTTGCGGTTCCGGCACGGTGCTGGTGGAGGCGCGCGCCGCCGGTGCCTCGGCCCGCGGCGTCGACGCGAACCCGCTGGCGGTGTTGATCGCGCGGGCCAAGACGAGCGTCGGCCGGCCGGAGTTTCGCCGCGCCGTGCGCGACCGCGCCGACGTCAT is a genomic window of Deltaproteobacteria bacterium containing:
- a CDS encoding DUF971 domain-containing protein, with protein sequence MPAPREIVGLGKSEVRFVWDEGDEDLWTARDLRLRCTCAHCVHEFTGKKLLDPATVPEDLRVTSMELVGNYGLKIAFSDGHDTGIYRLDDLYAARPRRPAS
- a CDS encoding PEGA domain-containing protein produces the protein MKLRIAIVITLVAALGAPAAADEALERARTAFDKGQSLYEQGDFAGAAAAFLEAYEARNFPAFLYNAALSYQKGKEFENAITYYERYLTEQRDVPDAERKDIEQRIALMKAEIERRKQPPPDQGDAGPPPDVEPPPEVVNPADTSLRGLVAIESVPQGAYIYLDGKKDEPLGRTPWSGTLDGEHTVLIEARGYKPRERTFTARKDRFLVLDFTLAEEDYLGWIDIRANVPGAKIYIDDKVAEFARTPYSGNLKPGKHKIWITKEGYDEYYVEVEIVPGETKEIKAELSGKEVGYINVRGRDVEKIRLYIDGKKVCDGPCRWPVAEGRHTIKITRSGYKSYSRDIDVRQKTEITVRPNLAPKPSRADAVWAYVFAAAFTGGGVWLGMQAKNLEDEIAADIDRGMPPPDPKDPRLRRGMLFAIGADAAYALGAATFATAVYYTFRDKGRPSTATTDVSSIALTPAVGPGFAGLGLEVTW